From the genome of Clavelina lepadiformis chromosome 2, kaClaLepa1.1, whole genome shotgun sequence:
TGATCACAACTATACTTATACTCAgcaagtaaatttttttttctaaatgttacattatattttataacaattacacatatcaaaaactttttttttttcaattagttACAAATTGACAATGATTGTAAAttatgcaaaaaatttatataGTTCAAGTTTTCTTTGATCACTctcaaaattttgatttagaacttcatttctaaaaaacaatttatttcgTGCTCTCATTACTGTATGTTGTCATCTTCACTTATCAAAATCACTAACACATAAGCTGTTTTGTATGTTTAACAAGCTACGTACCATTTTAAAGCCAACCAAATAACGagaagttttgttgtttcatttttgtttcgttgctttttgtaaaatacaagATTCGATGCAAATCTGGATGTAAGACTTTGATTGAGGGAATAACAAAACTGGTCACTAAACAAACTTGAAAACATTGTCTGCAAAATTTCCATGCACCTTTTCAATTATGTGAAAAATTATGATATGTAATTGTGAGCAAAATGTTATAATTCACCAGTAAAGTTGTTAACTATGTGGAAAGTTTTGTTTGCTGAAATACTTCGAATAATTACATTCGAATAAGTACCGGTGCATGTTGAATTTGGACTGAAAGACACTGTACTTCTTTTCGTCTGAACAAAACTAAAAGGGAAGAATAAAGCGAATATgccagtggttcttaaactggggggcgtgtaacattcataaggggggcgcgagagatgacaaactgtctattatatgagctagcctatgtctaaacatgctttcttgactttcgctataggttcatttttactaaaattttgaagtgtgtcacgatggcaattttatttttgaaatttggattctgaaatacgtcaattgttacgtcataatatttggtgtctctccgcattgaagcgtattgttttcctttactcattcacgcaatcctagctcgactaactgttctcttgtgttctcttttagcggtgacctgttttttctcacaacggggggcggcgtaacaagaaaaacttttacaaatgtatcacttgtagaaatacttaacttacactaaatgcattttctttagttttacaataatgatgtatacaggaaaccagatgtttttgctactaacctgtaaatatccgatcagtttacgacgtatactTTTCaagtcattaacgattgaaaatttgtgtgcagtgtcggccacacataataaaaatagtattGTCGTGTCATAACCTTGAAACTCAAACACTAAATTCGAGCAACTTAGGCTTTATTAAAACAGAATTGAACAGacctaaaacaaatagaatcagTTAGGCGAAACGTGACAGCtatataacatttatatatgtGAACTTATACTATTAAGCAGCCGACCCACCGACACTGCGCTTGCTACTGAAATGACGTTCTACAGTTCTATTTAAGGCGGCGAAGCAATTAAGGCGTGAGGCAAGGCGTAAACAATTAAGGCGTGAGGCAAGGCGTAAACAAAGGAATGTTAATACATTGGAATGTCACCACATTCTCCCCcggttaaataattattaagtattaataataataagtaattacaatgtttgaaaaaactacAAAGTCCATTCGCCATATCTTTGTGGAGGTCTTCTCTCTCTCGTGGAGCGCCGCGGGGTTTGTGAATCAGTCTCCACGGAAGACGTTTCCTGGTCTCCATCGTTTCGAATGTCAGTTTCTGTTCGCACACCGTCACCAGTGCCTGTAGGCAAACGTAATTCCGGTTGACGTAACGGTGGAGTGACATCCGACGCTGTGGCTTCCTCAATGTCATCGTCAGCTGGGTTTGCTTGTGGGCAAGGTGCAAGGCCGGAAGTCGACACCGTACTCTCCCTTCCATTTGGATATTTAACTCGTGCGAAGGTGGGGTTCACCATCATTAATTCGACAGGATCGCAGACGGGATCGCCCTTGTTTCGCACAAATCGACGCAGCAGCACGGTTCCTTGGTTCAGCAACCACGTAGGCATCGAGCTTCCCAGAGTCACCCGTCTTGGAAAAGGAAACATTCTTTCATGTGGGGTTTCATTAGTGGCCGTACACAACAACGACCTAATTCCGTGTAGGGCTTGAGGGAGAACACGTTCCCAATGTTCTTCTGAGGTTTTGTAGGAGGACAAGAGGAGTTTTATAGTTCTCCAAATCGTTTGATTGGCTCTTTCGCATTGCGAGTTCCCTTGAGGATGATACGGAGTAGAATAACTTGTCGCAATTCCTCGAGCCATTAAGAAATCTTTAAGTTCCCGACTCATGAAGCTGGATCCTCGATCACTATGTATGTATGCCGGAAAACCAAACAAGCAGAAGAGGTCGGAGAGACAATCGATAACTGTGTCTGAAGACATATTCTTGCAAGGATAAACAAAAGGATAACGACTAAATTCATCAAGAATTACTAATAGATATGGCTTCGTCCCTTTAACGGGTCCTTTGAAGTCCATACTCAAACGTTCCCACGGGTGAGTAGCTTTGATGAGTGTCTCAGGCGGTCTTTTAAAAAAGCGGGGTTTAACCTCGGCGCAAACACGACAAGACTTACAAGCGGTTCTTGCTTCCTCGCTAGTGTATGGAAGGTTTCGAACACGGATGAAATGATAGAGTCGAGCGTAGCCTGGATGTCCGAGGGAATCATGAAGCGATGACAAGTCTTTTAGGCAATCCACCGTGGCACAAACTCTTGAAAGGGCGTCGGGGACAACATTTTCCTTCCCTGGCCTGTGGCGAATTTCATAGTGGAAAGGACTCAGTTCTAGACGCCACATcagtatttttttgtttttgatttttccttTGTTGGTTTTACTGAACATAAAGGAAACCGACCGTTGGTCCGTTACCAATGTAAAGGTTCTCCCTTTTAGGTAATGGGCCCATTTACGGACCGCTTCTATGATAGCAGTAGCTTCTTTCTCAATAGAAGGATAACGTCGTTCACATTTACTGAGCGTCCGAGACATAAACGCCACTGGGCGCCCTCCTTGTGACAAAGTGGCTGCAACGGCGTAGTCGGATGCATCGCACTCAACCTCGAACGGCAGATCTTCAGAGATACTACTGAGACTAGCTTTAACAATTTCTTCTTTTAACTCGGCAAAAGCATTTGACGCCTTAGCGTTCAAAGGGAAATCGGTAGCCTTAAAAAGGGGGCCAGCTTTTCCGGAAAAGTTCTCGATCCATTTGGAATAGTATGCAAACATGCCACAAATTCTTTTAAGTTCCCGGGGGGATTTCGGTGGAGGCATGTCAAGTAGCGGGCGGAGTCTTTCGGGGTCCGGCTTCACTTGATTGTGGGATATCTGGTACCCAAGCAGGTTTATGGTTTGCTGACGCAGTTTTGACTTCTCTTCGTTGAAAGTTAATCCAGTAAGCTTCGCGGCATTTAGTAAAGCTTCTAAATTTTGATCGTGTTCTTCTATCGTCGCGCCAGTAACTGTTACGTCGTCCAACTATGCAAATACCTTTTTTAGCTTATGACGTCGGATGAAATCGTCAATCACTCTTTGAAAAGCGGCCACACCGTTTGTAACACCAAAGGGAAGTCTTTTGTACTGATACAGGCAACCCAAAGCTTCAAACGCAGTGAATGGGCGTTCCTCCGCTCGAATCGGTACCTGGTGGTAGGCCGACCGTAGATCGAGTGAGCTATAGTATCTGTCCTTTCCAACCTTGTTGACAATGTCCTCGATGCGTGGAAGCGGGTAAGTATCGAGCAAAGTGAAGCGATTGACAGTTTGCGAGTAGTCGACCACCAAACGACATTTTTCTCGGTTTCGCACCACTAGTAATTGAGCTCTCCAAGGCGATTTCGACGGCTCAATGATGTCTTCGgaaattaatcttttaatttCGGCTTTTATGAAGGCGGAGTCTTCCCTCGAGTAGGAACGCGTGCGAGAAGCGACAGGGTAGTAATCCTTTTGCATAAATTCGAACAAGTTGGGTGGATCAACATCGGCTGCCGCTACCGCGAAAACCTTTTCCGAAGCAGCAGACACTACAAGAGGATTTTCAGCTCCACCAAATTCGAAAGTAACAGCCTCATGTCTTTGTAGAAACTTCTGCCCCAAGATAATATCGGCACAAGAGTTATGCATTACGTCCAGCACAACGTTAGAGTAGCTCCGGCCAAGCAGTTGAATGGCTGCTTTAACATGACCTTGTGTTTCCAACTGCAGTTCAGTGGAAGCCAAGCTTATATCACTCACTTTTCCTTCCGGTtttaaattgatgtttttagCTAAAGAGCTATCGATAAAATTTTCTGAAGCGCCGGAGTCTAACAAGGCTTTAACGAATGAGGCGAACGGGTGAGGCAAGGCGTAAACAATTAAGGCGTGAGGCAAGGCGTAAACAAAGGAATGTTAATACATTGGAATGTCACCAcatgtcgcgcacccggtttaaatagggtagaaccaacgtcagccaatattaaaaccgtaaaatgaagtaaaatttaattttagtattgatttaataaccaggtattttagtaattaaactaattgtattgacacaaaatgagtggaaaaaagagaaagtacgaccaaaattatctgaagtatggctttatagataccacagtgaacggAAAAGTCATACCGCCATGtgtgatatgcttagaaaagctaagcaaaGACGctttgagaccaagtcgtttgcagcgtcatcttcatgaatataaagacaaaacctaggaacaaactttactgtgaagccgacctaagatgtgcatttcttctacaaagcctcgaataaaacgtttggtttcccaaaaacaactacatccttcacattaatgaaagttaattaaaaataaattgttgttttgtttaatgcttttttattttgcaatgaggtggggcgcgaaatttttaggtaccgtcaaggggccgggggcgtgtgccaaaaagtttaagaacacCTGGAATATGTAGTTAATCGTGAAAGACGTGGATCGTTGGGAATTCCCCTAACTCGAAAGCTTTAAAAATCAGCAATCAAATCTAATACGGGCTATAAACTATACCACTCTTTTTAAAGACGACTTAACcaactttaacaaaattacGACTTAAAAACGCCTTTAAAGGTGTTTGCCTATGTCGTACTCAAAATTACGTTAAAGAATAAATATTGCAATTGTTTCATAGCGCTATAAATCGAAGCTTTTCTACAGTTTTGGCTTGGGGAAAACTcccaaatattttcattttctacGTGGAAGTTTTATGGCTCTTAGATGGGTAAAAACTTCAATGTTGTTTGCAAACTTAGTTTTGGTTGATGCGTATTGGGTTTAGTTTATACaaactattttttttaaatatgacCAAGTAGCAAGTCTATACAAGTGCGGATGGGCTAAAGATTTTTTACTCACCATTCAGAATATGAAAGAGATAATGGTTTTGCTTGAGCGATTTTTAACTTCTGGCCAGTAAGCTGTTTTACAGAGTTTGAAAGAAGAGACTCTTTCACTTTCTGAAAAGTGAGTTAAAGATGTAAGATTTTGTATAGTCCAAAATAGATAcatattaatttatatttaatgcATCTTTAACAATTAAAGTTGATTAATTGAGGTTTGTGTTTGAAAGTTCAGATATTTCGATTGATCTTTGTTTGCCCAAAGTGACAGACGTTTTCCTTACAAGGTAAAATTACAAATCGcatcttttatttttcttcattgaCTTTACATATACTGTGCTATTGCCTGAAAGTTTAACTGTTCACCAgaaccactgaacaggagcaagagTCGTTAATGCATTGCCAAATACCAGCATTACAACGATCTCTCCACGGCCACTAAATGTCGTTGGAGTGCACGAGCCTCATTGACTCTAACTTAGCTACCATTTAAGATACGTACAACATAGATACATATTGACCCAAGCTTGGGTCTCTAAATACTCAGGCATCTACTGCAGAAACGACCGCTTCTGTGTTACGATTCTTTATTTTCAGTCGCTATGTAACCTCAACATACATAGAAGCAAACGACTTACTGCAAActactttcattttaaatgccgTTCATGTATGTTGACCAAATTTGTAGACCTATGTTTTGAATAGGTTCTACCTTCTTGTGCAAACAAGGCCTCAGCATTGAGGTGTCGAGCCAATATCAGTCATATACAATACTTGACACATCGATGAAAACTACTATACGATGTTTCGAAACAAAATGTGCTGAAATATTGGAAAACTAAAAgattaaagaaaaaatgattGACTAAAGTACAAACTGAAATATGTTTTACATTCCTACGGCATCTAAGTATTTGCTACAAGCAGTTGAGaactattttaaaattctTCATTTATCAACAATCACCAACAAAGACTGCCAACAAATCTTAATAAAGTCATTCACCAAGCTACCTTCGTCGTATCGCttttttgaataatttgtaacatgaaatgaatgaaataaaCTCATCAAGCTAACTTAGGTTATTAACTAACTTATTGACCCGAGCTTAGGTCTTTAAACACTCAGGCATCTACAACAGAACCAAACACCTCTGTTTCAATTCTTTATTTTCAGTCGTTATGTTACCTCAACAGTCTCCACATACATAGAAGCGAACGGCTTACTAAAAAccactttcattttaaatgccgTTTATGTATGTTGACCAAATTTGTAAACCTATGTTTTGAATAGGTTCTACCTTCTTGTGCAAACAAGGCCTAAGCATTCAGGTGTCGAACCAATATCAGTCACATACAATACCTCGCACACATCGATGAAAACTACTATACGATGTTTCACAACGAAATGTGCTGAAATATTGGAAAactaaaagattaaaaaaactgATTGACTAAACTATAAACTGAAACCCGTTTTACATTCCTACGGCATCTAAGTATTTGCTACAAGCAGTTGAGAACTATTTGAAAATccttttattttcaacaatcaCCAACAAAGACTTCCAACAAATCTTAATGAAGTCATTCACCAAGCTACcttcatttgttttgtttttttgaataatttgtAACATGATCAGTTGAGCCAGATAGTTATTACGCGTTTCAGCTCTGAGACAATCATCGCTCATGTTTGATCACTTCCTTGTATAATATCTCTGTTTGTTTCCACCTACACCACCTACGGTTAAACTATACGTCTGCACTTACATTGGCGTCTTTAACAATAATTATAGTTTAACGATGTATAGTATACGAtgaagcaaaatataaaaagcacTTCCAAAGCAAAGTTGTTGATGAGTTGCTAAATTTCCTTTTAGCAAGGTCATAAACTATTTCCTTTTCACGCTGAATATCTCATTTTACAACTATAGTGCGGCCGTTATCGTTTGAGCCAAATGTTTTTGGCAACTTGTATTAAACATCTTGGCAGTAATCTTGCTATTAGTTTGTCATGTGCGGTTTAAAACGTGCAGGCAGTGGACTTGGCATGATACATGTTGCACTCAGTGACTCAGAAATGACATGGTTTGCGGTTTGGTCGCAGAGTTTGCCACTCCCCACTTACGTCGAGTTGAACGATCTGAGGTTGGCAGGTTATTGCATATTGTGTTATCGATTAACTTGAACAAAGAGCTATTTGGTTTAGCCCGAACGTCCTTTAAGAGACGCCGATTTATTGTCTACAGCGCCTATTATAAGTCGTCAGACCGCTGCTTTGAATATCCAAATGTGTTTATTGGTCCAATATACTAGatagttaaaataaattgataaTAGAACAATATTGTTTCAAATCAGAGCATGTGAGCTTCTGAACATGCTGTCAATCACGGAGTCAAAAGAAAATGTCCGCTCATAATCGGATTCAAAATGTTGATAAATGATTCTCTCTACGTCAGCTTTCAAACCCACGCAGTGGCAAAAGATAAGGCTAACTAGAGTAAGATGAGATAACCAGAGCATATTGGCAAGGTTCATAGCAATGCAAGTGGAAATAATTCGACGTTGAAACATTGACCACTACACACTTTTATAATCATACTAATAGTCTGCTCATGTCGTTCATGTCCAAATTTCCTATATTTCAGTCTGAGCTATGAAAttgctttttcaacaaaatgtaCATCATAAAGATTGGCAGGTTCATAGCAATGCAAGTGGAACTGATTCTACGATGAAACATGTTCtacatgaaaaatgaaacacaaTCTTAATATTTAGCTGCTCTGTATTCTCAACATTTACGGCTTATTTAGAATCCAGCAACTTCGTAAACAAAGTGAATTACCGACCCAGCTAGAAGTGATGATGATGGCGGTGGCTTCTTTCTCTATGGCTGGTTGGTGCCGCTCGTGTTGACGAAGTGTTCTAGAGTAAAATGAAGctggtttatttttttgcttaagAGTTGCCGAAAATGCCACATCCGAAGCATCTGTTTCGATAATAATCGGAGCATTTTCCTCAATGTTTTGCAAGGCCGTTTGCGCCAGGTAGTGGTTTAGTTCGAAAAACGCGTTTCTTGATACCTTGCTTAAGAGAAAACTAATGGCCTGGACCAAGGGCTGCACCTTATCAGaatattttgagactcattgaGCATAATAACAAACATGTCTAAAGCTTTCCTCAAAGCCTTCAAGTCGTTTGGAACAGGAAGTTGCATTACAGGCTCAACACGATTTGGATCTGGTTGAAGACGCCCTTGTTGATTCGGTAGCTCAACAAGTCAATGGAATCAGTagaaaaaacatatttgtCGTCATAAAAGTTAAATGGGCTTCTTCAGCCACCTCTAGGAACCTGCGTAAATCAATGTCATGTTCTTGCTGCGTATTATCCCCGATGCTTATATTGTCgagataaacaaaaaagtcCCGCGGCGATTGTTGGTTGATACAAGCTCGTTCATTATTCTTTGAAAACATCGTACTGCTGTTAGTTAGGCTGAACGGCATTCGACGAAACTGGTGCAATTTACCACTATCTTCAAATGCGGTAAAATCTTATCGTTAGGCGCTAATTGTACCTTGTGGTACGCGCTCTTTAAGTCTAGCATACTGTAGATGGAAAATAGAGGAACATCAAGATTATATTGTTATATGAATAAAAGATATAAAATTCTTAATTTAACACTACTGtttagttaattttgttttaacaaatgaTTAATCGCGATACCAAACACAATTACTTCATCTCATCGCCTTCAGACTTCATTTTCAATACTATCAGAGCGGTTCATCTTTACAACGTGTCAGGTTTTCTAATTGGTTTATTGCCACGTTTTagtaatgacgtaacaagagcaaaagttttagtttcattAAATGAAACGTTACAAGATAGTAAAGACCGTCCTCCTTACGGCAATGCTAAAGAATGTTTAAATCCCGAAAGTTAAACTTTGTTTATCTAATCATAGCTTGACTATATAGGGTTCACTTTAATCCACAAGCTACTGGAAGAggtatttataaaataaatccTAAATCGTTTTATAtatgttttgcttttagctTTTTTTAAGTGTATCAAATGTTACTGTTAACTTCAATAAATCGATGCAATTTGACATGTAAGCTTTGCAGAAGGTTAAATTTAAATACAGGTAAAGTTTAACAGAAATTCTAAGGAGCTCACCATGTGTCTTCCATTTGAGCTGGAAATACAACCAAATGtaatttaaagttaaatagTTTGCGGCGAGCTTATTTAGTAGTTATTCACATGTGATGTCTGGCTTCAATTGACAAACCTTTCGCATTAAACCTTAGATCAGTCACATTTTCCTTTGGTCCGTCGCCTGTCTCATGAGGCAAATACACCACAACTCTTAGAGGTAATTATGAAGAAATCTGTAGTCAACTGACTTCCTGGCTAAATATAGTTCGACTCACAGTAAGAACTCGACAGACCGCTACAATTCATTTCGGTGAAAATGAATGCAATTTTGTTATGTAATGCTTTCAATTAATTAGTTTTTCGTTCACGAACTTCGGAAATTTATAGAACTAATTTACTGAACCTATTTGATGCTAAGAATCTAGTATGCTTGGTTTCGAATTGTCCCAGTTTTATATGGATACAAGATTGAGATTGCTCACTTTATTTTGACAACTTTTAATCTGtttgtacaaaaataaaacttgtaaCTGCTTTACCGTGAGGCagaatgaaataaatttgcGGCCCATGTTCTAGTCTGTTCTGGCCGACAACAGTAATTCAATGACCGAATCAATTCTGGACAATATATTAGCTAAGTTCTGCAATAAACTGTAAATAACTTAGTTGAGGGGTTTTATAGTTCTGCAGAGGTCTTGCACTGTTTATCAGTCTTAATCTTAACGTATGatattcggacttaatttacctgccgaattaatgatctgactccgtggttgcgtgcggttagaattctctaacctaacgTTTAATAaccgaaagctcttacgatattacagatacagtttatcagaaacggtcctttattgtaggaactgtacaggttccgaataTGACACAATCACAACTTAGCATTtaccatttaaaacaagtctaacagATTACAATTAATacgactaacgtaatacgttcgtacgattctaTATCTCTGTCTGAGCGGTTACTCGCGTATCAgctcgagtttataaagcggagcgatgtgagcggaaatattcaacacaatatacacaaatatttcagaatgcgcgaacgataaaataaagcgttggcaatggggattattttcagttaaaactcggatgttatgaaatcacctggtagcgtactaaacggcgctttcacatgaagttatttagagaaagtttccaaatattaagcgacaattgcagtttcatcaaTAAACAATACTTCAATAAATAACTGGCAAACactttcccacgaatgatataaaggtattaaaaatgcctccCAGGCCACTACAGTTCTACTGTTTCGAGTTTCGATTCATGTTGAAGAAGGGTAGTGTAGTTATAGCATTTTATCAGGGAATGTAACTCATGGTTTGTTAAGTAAATTACTAATAACTCGTAAATAAATTGCCTTAAACTCgtttattaataaaaacttgtttCTGTAGTTAACAAAATGCTGGAAGTTGATGCTTACATTGTTTAATATTCAATATTCAAGCTAATTCCTAGCGCTGTTTGGTCAAGAAAAAGtcttaacatttttaacaacaacTTCGTTGGCTTTATGGtgtataacttttatttttatcatgcAAGTCAAATAACTAAACTTTTAATATGTGATTAGAGTAACCGAGAGATGAATCATAATAACTAGTAAGTAGAAAAATAGTTGAAATGAATGATAAtgaaaaaacaagcaaacatttGCCTTTAATCCGAATGGTAAAATGCCTTTAGAACGGATCATAGCTCGAAAACGTGACTAATATACGGTTAAATAGATATATACTGTGTTGATGTAGTTCATGTCCAAATACGTTACGTCCGTTCTAACAATAAGAGATTTGTTTCTTTCCTTTTGAACAACGTTTGTGTCACGTCATAAAGACAGgttttcttaaaatattttaccattgCAGGTTTAGATTTCCCTTCTATACGGGCCTTGGATGGTTTCATAGTCTTGTCCTCCACTTGggttttcataatttgatgTCTAAAAAGTTCAGAATTAAATGACACTTGATATTACTGATAATGAAATTATTCGGTCTTATAATGGAATATgatatatttatatacattTATATACATAAACTTCGTTTGTTCTTTGACTTTGTACAAATAATTATCACTGAGGGAAGCTCACATTCAAGTTTGGCGCTTAACTAAGAACAACAAATGTAAAAGATAATTTCAATCCCAATCTTAACGAATAGTTACCTTTGCATTGCTTTGTGTCGTATTGTCAAACTCAACGTACGTCTCATTTGCTAAAGCAGAAAAattcaaagaaagttcaattttataaatcatttcaatttcaatcaatcaGTTCACTGTTTTACGAGATTATACAATGTGTGCAATGAAGTAAAAGTGTCTCCGTGATTGctatttgttgaaaatatgactttgttattttatcataGTGTTAAAATCATCCGACTCACACATTTCGGGTGCTGTGACAGGTGACATCCTCGGTGTGCCTTAAAAGAatgaaacaaagttttaacatgaactgaaaaatttagaatTGTAATTTGTCACAACTGCGCCCTATACATGTCAGATTGAGTTGAACAAAACATGTCAAGTGttattcaattaaatataacgCCAAACTACAACCATGATTATTACTTTGAGGTAACTTGTGTTACCTTTTCCATTTGGTGTTTGTTGCCTCCTTGTAACATACAGTGCGAGCACAACTGTAATGCAGATGAGAGCAACAGCGGCAACGGTTCCTCCGACAATTGCTCCTGTGTTATCTGGAGTTGGAAGTTGATCGATGTTGACAACAGTGATGTCAAACTCTATTGAGTAGTTGTATGGCGGAAGTAGATGGCTCAAAGTAAGCTTGTAAGTTCCCTCATCACTTGATGTCACCTGTGAAGTTAGTTTATCTTCAGCTTAGTTTCGTGCATCGCTTTATCATTtggaacatttcaaaaatttcaacccGGATGATAAATAGTTTGGTATATATTGCGTAGTGTAGTAGGATATTGCGTGGTGTGCAGTATATTGTCAAATGTAATGCACTTACTTTAATGTATTACCCTTACCTGATTTCTTGTATACAAATAGTGTTGTTCATAGCCGTTGCTGAAGACAATATCTTTTCCATCATTAGAGACCGCTTTATCTGCATAATTGAAATGTCATATGTGACTGATGCTTCAAACTTAACAACAACacttaataaacaaatatcacataaacaacataaaatatcaaataccCAATAATGTTGTCATTGGTCCTTTAAATTAACGATAATATTTACAGTTGTTTCCACGAGCAATAAGAATAAAACTAACAGCCAAAAACCAACCATTTACTGACAAAGAAACAAACTTCATTTCTGGGTTTGAAAAAAACGAAATGTCACAAACTTCTGTTGTATCAATTGTCCAACTACAAGAACTGTTCACAACTTGGTAAGGACCATCTAAGAAGGAATGAATTTTGAAACTGTCTTTAATGTTtgagaataaaaatttggaactatttttttaacaagtttgcattttattttttaactttcaaaatatgaaaattgttatttcacaaaaactaaACACACCAATAACTACAACCACGATATGTTTTGCGTAAAATCTATTTCTTACATTGTACGTTAACATGCTCTACCCTGGATCGTCCGGTGTTATTGTAAATCTGCGTATATGACGTCACCACTTGACATGATATGGGTTTCATGTTGTCTTCCTTTTCTAGTTTGAGTTGAAACATTTCATCCTACGTAATTACATCAAAATgcagaaattacaaaaactgCGCAAGCATCAACTCGTTGCAGCAATCTGGAATTTACTCTTGAAGTTAAATATAAATCTCTAATTTGGGAGAggcaaacatatttttgttagtTAGTCGAACTAAAGTTACTAAAATTAGTCAAACTAAAATGTCATGCTATATACGAACAGAGTAAGTTTTCATataatttacttttgttattaaatatccaattttatcaaaataaaatatcgaAGACGTTGCTTTAGGAATAATGGTATCATCAAAATTGCATGCCAGGCTTATAGAGTCTCCTTCAGGAACGATCAAGTTTCCAGTTATTGAAGCGTCGGAAGCTAAACAAAAATACGTTTATGAACgaaaaaactcattttacaa
Proteins encoded in this window:
- the LOC143445782 gene encoding uncharacterized protein LOC143445782 codes for the protein MFQLKLEKEDNMKPISCQVVTSYTQIYNNTGRSRVEHVNVQYGPYQVVNSSCSWTIDTTEVCDISFFSNPEMKFVSLSVNDKAVSNDGKDIVFSNGYEQHYLYTRNQVTSSDEGTYKLTLSHLLPPYNYSIEFDITVVNIDQLPTPDNTGAIVGGTVAAVALICITVVLALYVTRRQQTPNGKGTPRMSPVTAPEMCESDDFNTMIK